A stretch of Acyrthosiphon pisum isolate AL4f unplaced genomic scaffold, pea_aphid_22Mar2018_4r6ur Scaffold_21545;HRSCAF=24214, whole genome shotgun sequence DNA encodes these proteins:
- the LOC115034923 gene encoding ADP-ribose glycohydrolase OARD1-like, whose product MLPPNEASHRQRTSPPRHLHRSLNQDTLEDINGELLNMPEEYSLGHCVAKDMRMSAGIAVYFKRKFGRVGELMDQRPNVGSVAYLQENDRFIYYLITKELSNQKPTYNCITAAITKLRDLIVEHGVKKLAIPRIGCGLDKLDWSIMYWHGGVNGRNNHKAVDRQHGLVGDGRMACKRSNNII is encoded by the exons ATGCTACCGCCAAAC gaGGCCAGTCATAGGCAAAGAACAAGTCCACCAAGACATTTacatag GTCGCTTAACCAAGACACCTTGGAAGATATTAATGGTGAACTACTGAATATGCCTGAAGAGTATTCTCTAGGACATTGTGTGGCAAAAGATATGCGTATGAGTGCTGGTATCGCCGTATATTTCAA GAGAAAATTTGGAAGAGTTGGCGAACTAATGGACCAAAGACCAAATGTTGGTTCAGTAGCGTATTTGCAAGAAAACGAtagatttatttactatttaattaccaAGGAGCTTAGCAACCAAAAACCaacgtataattgtataactgcAGCCATTACGAAATTACGTGATCTTATTGTAGAACATGGTGTTAAAAAACTAGCCATCCCACGTATTGGTTGTGGTCTAGACAAATTAGATTGGTCCATA aTGTATTGGCACGGCGGCGTTAATGGTCGTAATAATCATAAAGCGGTTGATCGTCAACACGGTTTGGTTGGTGATGGCCGCATGGCATGTAAGcggtcaaataatattatataa